The genomic stretch TTTTCTGTGTAGCCCACGATAAAAAGAATTTCGCATTGCGGTTTTTCATTTCAGTAGATTAGCTCATTGACTATGACGTgattttattttcagatttttaataCTTTTTGAAACTTATATATATGGTTCTTGAATTTTTTAAAGCCAAAGGATCACAAGAGGTCGAGATCCAAAGACATTATTCGtagtatgaaaatatatttcctgATGTAtctaattttttcgataaagggaatatattaatatcaaaaagatatcaattacacccagcctctgcaacaacgcaccaccctaatggcactacggatgcacacagccaaaaaaaggaaaagaaaactaagaaaaaaagtcccgctacgatatctcgggcctaacaacaacaatacatccaccgccaagacaacactcgAAGTacgagactctccaaaaacgacgcctccaagaagggaacaggtgctctaacaccgtcgtcgcccgatcaacgatcttaggttttcaccacgaagatagtccccactctcaaaacaatgcctccaacaaggtcattgccgggcacaaccgagttaaggccggaccttgggatttcaccccgaaaggtaggactgcGAACTTCACatatgttgtcgcccccactatcataccgctgttgtgaggcccggaacaccaagcaagtccctcaacggcgcgaagacttgaacctcccttagctagtcctcccctccggccttcatgtacttctcttcttccgagctttcatcatggatccatagtcacttgatgtcaacacggaaaaagagcttcgcgccgctcccttcggaccaaacggtcggaataaaagcatgggtgcgcacgaccgaataccaccgatccgagCAAACTCCGGGCACaaagcaccgttacattcgccggcggagccttcggaactcaacactccggctagatcacgagtccaggcctccggtaggtcttcctcttcacgcaagagagaccctaggaccacgcccgccacctgccaccaggtcgacggcgccaccgccatccagggccgccgcccttggtgccgtggtcccaAACCATAAGATTGAGTTAACATTGTGGTGTTCATAATGTTGATTTCAGTATGTATATTTTCATACATCTAAACTTTATCAAATTTTGTCTTTTGTGTAGCCCACAATACAAAAAAAATCGCATTgcgattattttcagattttttgaaacttataaatatGATTTTGAAATCTGTAAAACCAAGGGCCCACTAGAGCTCGGGAGCCAAAGTCACTTTTCGtagtatgaaaatatatttcatgatgtatctgaTAGGACCGAGTTAAATTAAATGTAGATGCGTCTTTTTCTATGGACAATCAGATGGGTTCATCAGGAGTTATCCTACGAAATAGCAACGGCAAGTTTGTGGCAGCATCGTCGACTTTTATTCCACATGTCGCTACGTTAAAAATGGCGGAAGCATTAGCTGTGCTCTATGGTCTGATATTTGCAAATTCGTGGGGGTGCAATGTGATAGAAGCAGAATCGGATTTGCTTGAAACCACACAATTATGTTCAGGAGAGGATCGTATTTGGAGTGATGCCACAACAAGCTTTGTGGATATGATACAACAATCAGGAAGTATTGGGAAGGTCGAATTTATGCATTAttgtgggagagagatgaacgaaGCTGCCCATAATATAGCTAAGAACTGTTTTATGTCTCAGTTGTTATGTAGTTGGGTCGATGAACTCTCTAGCTTCCTTTTACGGACTCTCCTAAATGATGTAATCACTATTTGATATTAATAAAGCTAGCCACGATGGCCTTCCCTAAAAAAAACATCGTAGtgttcataatttttttttctacaAACTTTACATTGATTGACTTTTGATTAAATTTATAGTCCTTATTTTATAAAACGGATATTAAAAAAAGGAGAAGTCTATTTTAatccaaatttacaagtcaaaacAAGTAACCATGCATGCATTGCCTCGTGAAAAAAAAAGTGTTGATCAACTTAACTGGATCCGCTTGTACCTGATTTACACCGCTAACTAATCTTGCTCTAGGAAGAATATTTGTTACTAGTTCGAACTTTAAGGTAGCTTCTCTAGCCTGAAAGTAGAAATGAGATTCTCTGTAACCACTCTGATCGACAAGTATCTTCCGACCTTCGATACTGCATCAGTTGTTACGAACTTCGCAACGCTCGTTTTGTATTTTTATGTACCATGAACGGCACGTTGATCTCTATATAGAGGCAACATTCAGGTCTCCCTTCCAGTTATCCACCAACACAAAAAAGAAGCAGAAGAACACTCCATCAATCATGGCACTCAACGACCAGAGCACCGACCAGGCCTTGCTCGACGCCGAGCACGAGCTGTGGAGAACCTCCTTCTCGTACATCAAGTCCATGGCCGTAAAGTCCGCGCTAGACCTCGGCCTAGCCGACGCTATTGACCACCACGGCGGCACCGCCACCCTCCCACAGATAGTCGACAAGGTCAAGGTACACCCCTCCAAGGTCTCCTGCCTGCGCCGCCTCATGCGCGTGCTCACCGTCTCTGGGGTCTTCAGCATCCAGCAGCGGCAGAACGTCGTCCCGcccgccaacgcgaatggcaacgGTGCTGCCACCGCGAACAGCAACGGCGCGGCCACCTCGAACGGCAACGGCGCCACCGCGAACGGCAACAGCGCTGCCACAACTAAcggcaccgccgccaccgccgagccCTTGTATGCTCTCACGCCGGTGTCCCGCCTCCTCGTCGGCTCTCGGAACCTGGTCTCGATGATGTCCATGATCCTCGACCCCGCATTCGTCACCCCCTTCCTCGGGATCGGCGCGTGGTTCGAGCACGCGCTGCCGGACCCGTGCATCTTCAGGCAGCAGCACGGCGTGGCGCTGTGGAAGATGGCCGAGAAGAAccccgccttcgacgcgctcatcAACGACGGGATGGTCTCCGACAGCAGCTTCATCATGGAGATCGCCATCAGGGAGTGCGGCGAGGTGTTCCAGGGGATAACCTCCCTGATGGACGTTGCCGGTGGCCTCGGCGCGGCATCCCAGGTCATCTCCAAGGCGTTCCCGGGTATGGAATGCACCGTGATGGATCTCGGCCACGTTGTGGCCAAGGCGCCGACTGGCACACCGCCGTAAAGTACGTCGCCGGAGATATGTTTGAAAGCGTTCCACCGGCAGACGCTGTCTTCATCAAGGTACGTTCAGGGTTGTCCGGCTAGCAAACTTCTCCCGATGCCTTGATTACACGTCCATCCGTAACAACTTTTTGTAAGAGTTTGTTCGTAGGTGTAGCATTGCTGAGGTTTTCTCCTCGTGCCATAACCAGGGCCGggccggcaaaatttggggccctgtgccgaaataaaaaaaaatggGCCTAACGTGCCAAACTTTTTTGAAGGTGGTAGCTGGTTAATCTACCAGAGATAACTAATGTATTTAATTTATAACTAAGTATAGTATCATAAAAACATGCTAGCATAGTTGGTTAACTCAACGTCTCAACCCATTTGGGACCCAAAAAAATTGAGGCCCTGTGCGGGCCGCATTGGTGGCACACCTGTCCGCCCAGGCCTGGTCATAACAACCAACCTAATGAGTGCGGACGTTTGGACGGAcgacatttttcgataaaggacagTTTGTTACTTAAGAGTTTGGACGGGCGACATCGAGCCCTTTTTTTGAACAATTCAAAAATGGTGTTtcgaagtttcaaaaaaatatgaccaAAAATTTTAGATGGAGGAAACAATGCAATCTACCAACATGAAACAATCTCAACTTGAAATACCTACTATTCTGGGCTGCAATCTGTCAGATTTTGACATTTTTATCAAGCCTAGAATATATGGTATTTTGTATGTTGGTAGAGTACACATTATCTATGTCTATAATTTTTCAATAATTTTTTGGATCTTTAAAATCATGTTTTCGCCATTTGGAAAATAAATGGCTCCATGTTGCCTGAGCTCTAATGCGAATTTCTGTACTATATGAAACTGTCATTCTCGTACTAAGACACACCATTCTGAAAATTGTTGGTTGATACAGTAACTATATAGGCCATGTAAGAAAAACAAACTTTTAATACTTGACACCGTGAGGTATATACTTGATGTTTCCTCAGTAAGTCTATATGTAATTTTCATTTAAACATACACTATGAACCGTAGATAGCAGCTTGTAAGAGTTTACAGTTAATAGAAAGTTATTTTCTGAACATTTTAAACTTTACCCACCAATGTTGTTTTAAAAATTTATAACGGGAACTTGAAAGTTGTTTAAATAGATTTTTTGCCGAGATTGGTGTTTtggctcccgagctccagtgAGCTCTGTATTTTATAAAATTCCAAAATAGTATTTCAAAGTTGCAAAAAGAAAAATGTGATACATATGCGGGGTTTTGCTAGGTACTCGTGTGTGCTAATTCTGAACTCTCCCGCTATTCTAAATACGTAAAATTATTGCGAAGTATGTGTCCAAACTTTTTTTACTTTGACTATCATAATTAGAAAGCATGTCATCACTTGTTGAAGGATTGAGCTAATGTTGAAATAAAATAATTAGTTCTCTAATAAAAGTAATTAATTCTTATTTTGGGTTTTGGATAAGCACTAATATATTTACATTCATAAATAATAACAGACAAAATTGCATCTTGATATGGTGTCCCTAAGTAAACCCCCTACATTTTATTATTCTTTTTTTTCAAGAAATACTGTAGGGGAAGCCCGTACTTCATTCTATAATTCTTGTCCtggtattagtttaaatttaaggcaatgttaaggaaatcggtaatcgttaactgctcggtcggcttaTGAGTAGCaattaatcggaattcggacgattaactgatttaatcggtcgtctattaatcggtgcaacctacacaaattagcacttaaaacaatttatataagaaaagtaatagtatatgagcctctatatgtctctcCCTACTTCTCTAAAGCCTAAAATCCTAGAAAAACTTGTACTCTTCTCCTCCATGATCTAATCTTTAACGTCAggagcgaatcaggatccactagacgaagccgcgttccttccttccacttcttctcctctcacctctgaagtttatattCTCCTACCACTTACCTAGGGTACGaaccctcttacacctcaaccacctaacctattgaaggcgCCCTCCAGTTCCTGGACATGCTCCTCATGGTGATCGAGCTCCTGTATCTGAGGTCTGGAAAATTATGAGTAACTGGTCTGGGAGGGCAAGAAACTATTTGGCAACAGTGGAAATGAAGCTACTGGAGACTGCAATCAAGGAGGAGCTTCGCAAAATCTAatttattggggaggggtagcgcctgtattagcgatatgcattgaaaatattgtaacttttttgaacaagtgtggtagttaatcgggaaaatacctagtaatcggactttcagaatgattaatcgggctaaaggattaatacaagagattaatggtaatcgacacggtcaagcccctagtagcgattaatcggcctactaatcgttgaatcggcctagtttttgaacaatgatttaAGGTAAAACCATGACAAAAATTATGAAACCAAGGAAGTATTTTTTTTACGGGATGAACAGTAGCTAACCATGTATTGATTTTGTAAATGTTCAATAAAGATAATTCCATTGCTCTGAATGCCCTTTTCAGTGGGTTCTACATGACTGGGGTCACGAGGATTGCGTCAAGATACTGAAGAACTGCAAGAAATCTATTCCATCGAGAGAGAACGGGGGAAAGGTAATAATCATGGACATAGTGGTTGGAGCCGGGCCGTCAGGTGTGAAGCACAAAGAGCTGCAGGTCCTGTTCGACCTGTACATGACAATTGTGGATGGCATTGAGCGAGATGAGCAagagtggaaaaagatcttccagGAAGCTGGGTTTAGTGGCTACCAGATTTTACCGGTTCTAGGCTTTAGGTCAATCATCGAGGTCTATCCGTAAACGTTTTGTACGCCCCAATAATAGGTCACCAGCTCACCTACATCAGGTTTTCAGCTGAATTATAAGTTGGTTGTGGCCCACGCCAAATGCATGTATTTTGAGAAGGAAGGAATATACATATTTTATCTTCCCTCGTTCTCTTCATAGAATGTATCTACGCACATTTTTGAGGTTTTCCAGAGGTTGTGTAGCAATTCTGATGAACTTCAAAGACAATACATAGGTTTGGCGCCCAGATATTCACGAGGTGAGAAATTGAAGAAGCAACACGCAGCATCATAGTGCAATAGCACTGGAATCCAAGCAACAAAATGTCGAGTAAGATCTCTAAGAATTACTGAGAGTATCCTAATTGCGATTACATTGTGGTTTCTTCAACCACTCAAACACTAGAAGTAAGATAATCGCCGGTGCAGAGAACTCGCAGAATGGCATTCCCATGTGGCCATGTGCACTCAGCCGGCGTAGTAAAAACTAACATAAGCATCACATCCCCAGGGGAGCAGCAACGAGAGCATGCAGAGCACTGGGAGTACGGTGGGTGTACCCAAACAAGTCGAGCACACGCGGGTCTGCCCTGTCAGCTTCTTCAATTGAGCTTCCATCCTTCACACCATCTTCACCTGCTCCCTGTATCTTGTCATCAGTCAAGGAGAAACCAAACAACCTGCAGCTGCTTCTCCCAATGTCTCCAGTAGCCGATCTTGATTCAGCGATGTTCACAGGGGGCAAGGCATTTCCAGTGTCGGATTGACGGCATCCAATTTCGCTCGGCGTTTGGCGCTGTGTACTCGGCCAGGTCTCCATTTCCTTTGCCAACTGCAGGTGGCCTGGGGCACATTGACTGCCATACCCACCTCTGTAGTTGGTTCTGCCATCCAATTCAAACTGTGGAACTGCCGCCTGGTTGAACATAAGAACTGAAGATGGAGAAGATACTTTTGCTGCTGACGGTGTAAACTGCCCAAGAGCATATCCTTGAGTTCCAGAAGACAGTCCACTGGGTGCGGCTGATCGTTGCACATAACCAAATGAGCCACGCGCGTCAAAAGGGGTTCCTTGGTAAAAGGGAACTGCTTGAGACATTTCTTGACCTTGCAAGACCTCTGGGAATCTGACAGATTCACCGAAGCCTGAGGATTGGTACGGAAACTCCGTGTTCTGCGAGCAACCACTTGCTAAACCATGCGACATGCAGTTCCGCGCATTAGCAGAGAACCTCCTGCGATCCGGAGTTCGAAATTTCGTGACGTCAGGCGACTGAGAGCGTCCAACACCCTGAGTCCTAGAACCCATCAACAATTCTTGACCTTGCAAGACCCTGTGGAAATTTCCGGTTTCCACCGAGTCCAGACAACCATTTGCATCTACAAGTTTGATCAAAGGGTTAGCTGACATGAGGCACAATAAAGCTACATATATCAATAGATATCAGCCTCATACTGGAGGACCTACCGGTAACTGGAGCATCCAAATTGCCTTGAGGATAGTACAGTTTGGTTCGCTTGGAACTAGATGCTGGCAGATAATCAGGAACTGAAATGGAACCACCAACTCTTTCGATCTCCCATGGAGAAACTCTGCGCTGGTGGTTGCAACGAGTATCATCCCATCTTACCTGTAAGACATGTAAACAAAAGCAACCACATTACTTTAGCAGAAATTTGAGGACCATTACTTAGTAGTTTGTACTACCTCTGTTATGTAAAAGAAGGCGTATAAATTTTTTCTCAAAAGTCAAAccttgtaaagtttgaccaagtttgtaGAACTTATCAAGGATTATAATTATAATAATACAaatatataatatgaaaatatatttaataatttatctactccctccgattcatattaattgacttcaatatggatgtatctagaactaaaatatgtctagatacatccatattagagtcaattaatatgaaccggagggagtaataagaTTATTTTGACATTGTAGAGGTTGACaatttttctaaaagtttgatcGAACTTTACATTGTTTGACTTTTGCCAAAATTAATACACCTTttttatggaacagagggagtaactaACTGTGGAAAACATAATCTTTACTATGTAGAAGGTAAAGCATTTGCAGCACAAATGGAAACCTTCTAAATGTGATAGATATTTTCTATTTGGCAGCTCCATGATGTTACGAGTCAGATCCTCATGATGGCAACTCATCGAACAAGTTCTGTTTCAAAAAAGTTGTGATTTCACTTTGATGTACAAAATTCAGAAGTCTTAGACCAACACTTTACTAATTTGTCAAGGTTCATCATAATATTTTCTCTGATATTTAATATAAGTTTAGCTTCTAACCAGCCTGTcataacgctttgcatgttttgtGTCCATATACCCAATTATTTTATTCACTCTTAAAATAACTAACTGATACAAGTACTACTGAAAATTCAGATAGTGCACTCAGTAGAGTTGCAGTTTCTGAAAGAGAACTGTGTGGTCTCTGAAAATACTGAAAAATAAATACTGAAGAAGGGCTGATTCGACTATGTCTTGAAAGTCCACATGGTCTAAATTTCAGGGGAAACCGTGAAGATATTTTCTAGACCATGACAGGCTATTAACATGCACCTGAAGAGCCTACAGGCCTCAGTTGAACTATAAACACTATCTCAGTCAAGTACATACCATCAGGCACCTCCATTTTGATCCAGGCCATCTTATGGGGTCTATTTCACTAATACCTGAAATCAATCCAGTGGACCTGAAAACAAAACAGACGTTCAAAGGACTGCTGTACAGCAATCATTTTCAGTGGAGTTAAAAGGACAGACCTCTCATTTGCATCATCACTATCATTGGAAACCTTAAATCTCATTCCAATGGAAAACGGATGGTTCAGGTTCTTAGAGAATCTCCAATATGGCACAATAAATTCTGATGCACCACTCCTGCGGAAAGAAGAAAAAATAGAATCACTTAGCTCACTAGCAATTTTATAAGGTGTGAAAACGCATAAGCAAAGGACCACGAACTTGCACAGACAAATTAGTTAAAGCAGAAGAAAAAATGACAAAAGGACAATCTCATTGCGAAGCCACAGTATATGCAATGCATTGGACTTCAAATGATTAATTAAAGTTTCTTAAAAAAATGCATTAGTCGACAAACCTTGGGTCAAAACAAACATGGAAAATACTTCTTTTTTCCAAAG from Lolium rigidum isolate FL_2022 chromosome 4, APGP_CSIRO_Lrig_0.1, whole genome shotgun sequence encodes the following:
- the LOC124707311 gene encoding auxin response factor 14-like, which gives rise to MFKQNYREGGAEERAGEREDGDGEKKPRMPHMFCKTLTASDTSTHGGFSVPRRAAEDCFPPLDYNQVRPSQELVAKDLHGMQWRFRHIYRGQPRRHLLTTGWSSFVNKKKLVSGDAVLFLRGDDGELRLGVRRAVQLRNEALFKAVNNNDSKLHTLSAIASSLEKRSIFHVCFDPRSGASEFIVPYWRFSKNLNHPFSIGMRFKVSNDSDDANERSTGLISGISEIDPIRWPGSKWRCLMVRWDDTRCNHQRRVSPWEIERVGGSISVPDYLPASSSKRTKLYYPQGNLDAPVTDANGCLDSVETGNFHRVLQGQELLMGSRTQGVGRSQSPDVTKFRTPDRRRFSANARNCMSHGLASGCSQNTEFPYQSSGFGESVRFPEVLQGQEMSQAVPFYQGTPFDARGSFGYVQRSAAPSGLSSGTQGYALGQFTPSAAKVSSPSSVLMFNQAAVPQFELDGRTNYRGGYGSQCAPGHLQLAKEMETWPSTQRQTPSEIGCRQSDTGNALPPVNIAESRSATGDIGRSSCRLFGFSLTDDKIQGAGEDGVKDGSSIEEADRADPRVLDLFGYTHRTPSALHALVAAPLGM